One Cyanobacteria bacterium FACHB-DQ100 DNA segment encodes these proteins:
- the plsY gene encoding glycerol-3-phosphate 1-O-acyltransferase PlsY yields the protein MVPWFINNALLLVVAYLLGSIPTGYLAGRLLKGIDIREVGSGSTGATNVLRTIGKIPALVVLLIDIGKGALAIAVVNYAFVHLPGWLYFSKVVGLDFSFWQPAMVTLAGLAALLGHSKSIWLGFTGGKSVATSLGILLAMNWMVGVATLGVFALSLAMTRIVSISSISGAASVIAFMLLFAQPLPYVLFAIAGGAYVIWRHRSNIQRLIAGTEPKLGQKIEESEGTLS from the coding sequence ATGGTGCCTTGGTTTATCAATAACGCACTGCTTCTAGTCGTTGCTTACCTGCTCGGTTCAATCCCCACCGGATATTTGGCAGGTCGGTTGCTCAAGGGCATCGATATTCGAGAAGTCGGCTCAGGCTCGACGGGAGCAACGAATGTTTTACGCACGATCGGCAAAATTCCCGCGCTCGTCGTTCTCCTGATTGATATCGGTAAGGGTGCACTGGCGATCGCGGTGGTGAATTACGCCTTTGTGCATCTTCCTGGGTGGCTGTATTTCTCGAAAGTTGTGGGACTAGATTTCAGCTTTTGGCAGCCTGCGATGGTGACGCTGGCAGGACTGGCAGCACTGCTTGGACACAGTAAATCGATTTGGCTCGGATTCACAGGTGGAAAATCAGTCGCCACCAGTTTAGGAATCCTGCTGGCGATGAATTGGATGGTAGGAGTGGCAACGTTGGGTGTATTTGCACTGAGTTTGGCAATGACGCGAATTGTTTCGATTAGCTCGATCTCCGGCGCGGCTTCGGTCATTGCTTTTATGCTGCTATTTGCTCAACCGTTGCCGTATGTGCTGTTCGCGATCGCGGGCGGAGCTTATGTCATTTGGCGGCACCGATCGAATATTCAACGATTAATCGCAGGCACAGAGCCAAAATTAGGACAAAAGATCGAGGAATCGGAAGGAACTCTTAGCTAG
- the pgsA gene encoding CDP-diacylglycerol--glycerol-3-phosphate 3-phosphatidyltransferase: MNLPTWITVSRLLGVPILLYGLQFPTAETRWIMVGVFLVAAGTDWLDGYLARKLNQITDLGKFLDPLVDKLLVLAPLISLVELQQIPAWGVFMILARELTIAGWRVDPNLQKSVQGANFWGKLKTVSQIAAIALLIAPFSQSWQPAILSLFWISVALTWISGLIYLFPQKTV; encoded by the coding sequence GGATTACCGTTTCTCGGCTGCTTGGAGTGCCGATTTTGCTTTATGGCTTGCAGTTCCCCACGGCTGAGACACGCTGGATTATGGTTGGTGTTTTTCTCGTTGCCGCCGGCACAGATTGGTTGGATGGCTATTTGGCGCGAAAGCTCAACCAGATTACAGATCTCGGCAAATTTCTTGATCCGCTGGTCGATAAATTACTGGTTTTAGCGCCATTGATTTCGCTTGTGGAACTACAGCAAATTCCAGCGTGGGGGGTATTTATGATTTTGGCGCGGGAATTGACGATCGCAGGCTGGCGCGTTGACCCGAATTTACAAAAATCAGTACAGGGCGCGAATTTCTGGGGCAAGCTTAAGACCGTGAGCCAAATTGCAGCGATCGCACTCCTAATCGCACCATTCTCTCAATCCTGGCAGCCTGCAATTCTCAGTTTGTTTTGGATTTCAGTTGCCTTAACCTGGATCTCAGGTCTGATTTATTTATTTCCTCAGAAAACCGTCTAG